DNA from Plutella xylostella chromosome 19, ilPluXylo3.1, whole genome shotgun sequence:
TGCGGCCCCAAATTGTCGCTATGTGGTCTGGTTTTGAGTGTGTGGGGCATCATACAGTTGGTAAGCTATTTCACACTTACAATCTTGCTATGAATCGTTCATAAAGAGTATCGTTACTAATcccaaaatatattaatttcagACTATAATGGGCGTCTTCTACTATATCAGATCAGTAGCTCTGTTAGAAGACCTCCCTGAAGCGGAAGGAGGCCATCACACCATCGAAGACTTTATTGCCACGGTTGAAGCTGGCTACACTCAGGTCAGTTCTTCCACTAAATGTTACCTTGCACTAGATATTGGCCTAATTCTGTTATAATTAGAAAAACAAGACTCACCTTAGACCACTATTACAAACTATCTAAAATTCTGTCATTTAACTCTATGATGAAATATG
Protein-coding regions in this window:
- the LOC105391429 gene encoding ribonuclease kappa, whose protein sequence is MKICGPKLSLCGLVLSVWGIIQLTIMGVFYYIRSVALLEDLPEAEGGHHTIEDFIATVEAGYTQNAYNCWIAALLYVITLALSAHQFWANNRSSVSM